The Methylomonas koyamae genome has a segment encoding these proteins:
- a CDS encoding putative iron-sulfur cluster-binding metallochaperone, with protein sequence MSDCCCPSTSTKTKQNCPECGSTCKNVGMSTLYHQVRFPENQAIITNSYYFCPTKTCSVGYFSSTGNTIPKQHLRSYQAIQNDTLCYCFDIDAEQYLSALKDHRAEPIKAFVMQRTQAGECACEIRNPSGQCCLANFKRLENERNTDVK encoded by the coding sequence ATGTCTGATTGTTGCTGCCCAAGTACATCCACCAAAACCAAACAGAATTGTCCTGAATGCGGCTCCACTTGTAAAAATGTCGGTATGTCTACGCTTTATCATCAGGTCAGGTTTCCCGAGAATCAGGCAATCATCACTAACAGTTATTATTTTTGCCCGACCAAAACATGCTCAGTGGGGTACTTTTCCAGTACGGGCAACACTATTCCCAAACAGCATTTAAGAAGCTATCAAGCCATTCAAAACGACACGCTTTGTTACTGTTTTGATATTGACGCCGAGCAGTACCTATCGGCATTAAAAGATCATCGGGCAGAGCCGATCAAAGCTTTCGTCATGCAACGCACTCAAGCCGGGGAATGTGCTTGTGAAATTAGAAACCCATCAGGCCAATGCTGTTTAGCGAATTTCAAGCGTTTAGAAAATGAGCGCAATACAGATGTCAAATGA